A stretch of Planococcus citri chromosome 5, ihPlaCitr1.1, whole genome shotgun sequence DNA encodes these proteins:
- the Spf30 gene encoding survival of motor neuron-related-splicing factor 30 gives MAEDLQNYKLQLEQVEAALTTAPDNEELLTLKKDLEQVIELTTQFIKSQLPDEKRDEIDLFTEDVKVPDSSILPSEKLKKNWRIGERCLAFWLDDGQYYEATVESIENDEVSVLFDSHKVGVPVVLTKEFLKELPKGQDRGLSKLKKLPTTKEREYLKKKKLKKQQRFKQMEEERETEKNKWLMFSSKTYKKGITKKSIFASPDNVNGRVGIGTCGVAGRGMTDFQHAEKHKK, from the exons ATGGCAGAAGATTTACAGAACTACAAACTTCAACTCGAGCAG GTTGAAGCAGCTCTAACTACAGCTCCGGATAACGAAGAATTATTGACGTTGAAGAAAGACTTGGAACAAGTTATCGAATTGACAACACAGTTTATCAAATCTCAGCTACCGGATGAAAAAAGAGATG aaattgatttatttactgAAGATGTCAAAGTACCGGATTCTAGTATTTTACCttcagagaaattgaaaaagaattggAGAATAGGAGAGAGATGTTTAGCATTTTGGTTAGATGACGGACA GTATTACGAAGCAACCGTCGAATCTATAGAAAATGACGAAGTATCAGTTTTATTTGATAGTCACAAAGTCGGCGTTCCTGTAGTTTTAacgaaagaatttttaaaagagttACCCAAAGGTCAAGATCGAGGACTATCTAAATTAAA AAAATTGCCTACGACGAAAGAACGAGAGtacctgaaaaagaaaaagttgaagaagCAGCAACGTTTTAAACAAATGGAAGAAGAAAGAGAAACTGAGAAGAATAAATGGCTTATGTTTAGTTCTAAG acttaCAAGAAAGGAATAActaaaaaaagtattttcgcTTCTCCTGATAACGTCAACGGACGAGTAGGCATTGGCACATGTGGAGTCGCTGGTCGTGGAATGACTGATTTCCAACACGCAGAGAAACACAAAAAATAG